The Methanococcoides methylutens MM1 genome has a window encoding:
- the mcrC gene encoding 5-methylcytosine-specific restriction endonuclease system specificity protein McrC yields the protein MPIPIENLYYLLCYAWNKLDESDIVDVRAISSTELIDLFAKILINSTSRLLKQGLDRYYVENEYVVNGIKGKLDLSASVKRNTLHSSKTVCVYDEFDYDILHNQILKTTISNLLRINHLDGELKDELHRLLIKLPPISEIKIRNSHFKQIRLHRNNYNYDFSLKVCQIINENLFIDESSGDYKFKDFLREEKAMARLFESFVRNFYKIEQSEFNVKIEEINWKLTSENENDLSMLPIMITDISLQSASRKIIIDTKYYKEALKTRFSQEKINSNNLYQLFSYLKNQESESEITKSCEGILLYPAVESNFSFCYNYENHRIRIMSINLNQDWHYIKNDLLEIIA from the coding sequence ATGCCAATTCCAATTGAAAATCTTTATTATCTTTTATGTTATGCTTGGAATAAGCTTGATGAAAGCGATATTGTCGATGTTAGAGCAATCAGTAGCACCGAGCTTATCGATCTATTTGCTAAAATCCTAATTAATAGTACATCAAGATTATTAAAACAGGGTTTAGATCGTTATTACGTTGAAAATGAATACGTTGTAAATGGAATAAAAGGAAAATTAGATCTTTCTGCTTCTGTTAAAAGAAATACTCTTCATTCAAGTAAAACAGTTTGTGTATATGACGAATTTGATTATGATATTTTACATAACCAGATTTTGAAAACAACAATTTCTAATCTTCTGAGGATAAATCACCTCGATGGAGAACTAAAAGATGAATTACATAGACTTCTAATTAAACTCCCTCCAATTTCAGAAATTAAAATTAGGAATTCTCATTTTAAACAAATCAGATTACATAGAAACAATTACAATTATGATTTTTCACTGAAAGTGTGTCAGATTATCAATGAGAATTTGTTTATTGATGAATCATCAGGAGACTACAAATTTAAAGATTTCTTGCGAGAAGAAAAGGCAATGGCAAGATTGTTTGAGTCATTTGTTAGAAATTTCTATAAAATTGAACAATCAGAATTCAATGTAAAAATCGAAGAGATAAACTGGAAATTAACATCTGAAAATGAAAATGATTTATCAATGTTGCCAATAATGATTACTGATATTTCATTGCAATCGGCTTCAAGAAAAATAATAATTGATACCAAATACTATAAAGAAGCTCTTAAGACCAGATTTTCGCAAGAAAAAATAAATTCAAATAACCTATATCAGTTGTTCTCCTACCTGAAAAATCAAGAATCAGAGTCGGAAATCACCAAATCGTGTGAAGGAATTTTATTATATCCAGCTGTTGAGAGTAACTTTAGTTTTTGTTACAATTACGAAAATCACAGGATCAGGATAATGTCAATAAATCTCAATCAGGATTGGCATTACATCAAGAATGATTTGTTAGAAATAATAGCATGA
- a CDS encoding NAD-dependent protein deacylase, with translation MQELLTLLQNSKYCVILTGAGISTLSGIPDFRGKDGIYNKFDADLIFSIDYFNEDPSYFYTHSRELIYDLERKEPNIIHKALAELERRGIVKAVITQNIDMLHQRAGSENVIEVHGSPARHTCLACGKKYSFEEVVGLLEKEEVPMCNECGGLIKPDVVFYGEMLEHDVIEKAIEESSRADLIIVLGSTLVVQPAATLPLYTLDHGGELVIVNNMPTPLDDYARSRYDDLVEVFNYLNEEMGLNISEHI, from the coding sequence ATGCAAGAACTCCTCACCCTCCTGCAAAACTCAAAATACTGCGTCATCCTCACCGGCGCAGGGATATCCACGCTTTCAGGCATACCGGACTTCCGGGGGAAAGACGGGATCTATAACAAGTTCGATGCGGACCTTATCTTTTCAATAGACTACTTCAACGAGGATCCTTCGTATTTTTATACGCATTCCAGGGAACTGATATATGATCTTGAGAGGAAGGAGCCGAACATCATTCACAAGGCACTGGCAGAGCTTGAGAGGAGGGGGATCGTTAAGGCGGTGATCACGCAGAACATCGATATGTTGCACCAGAGAGCGGGGTCTGAGAACGTTATTGAGGTTCACGGGTCTCCGGCGAGGCATACGTGTCTTGCATGCGGGAAAAAGTATTCCTTTGAGGAGGTTGTGGGGCTTCTTGAGAAGGAAGAGGTTCCCATGTGCAATGAGTGCGGGGGGCTGATCAAGCCGGATGTTGTGTTCTATGGGGAGATGCTTGAGCATGATGTGATCGAGAAGGCCATTGAGGAGAGTTCCCGGGCAGACCTTATCATTGTGCTGGGATCAACGCTGGTGGTTCAGCCGGCGGCTACGCTTCCGTTGTATACCCTTGATCACGGCGGAGAGCTTGTTATTGTTAACAACATGCCGACTCCACTCGATGATTATGCCAGGAGCAGGTATGACGACCTTGTGGAGGTATTCAACTATCTGAATGAGGAAATGGGTCTTAATATTTCAGAACATATATAA
- a CDS encoding restriction endonuclease codes for MKVIDMYWLLKKDEQEIIRENVDKLVQRLSQISGNVQVDQLFPYVGRKDRRKAVAIIDELTDEEDTIVDSFVGSGIFIYGASELGRNCLGNEWEPYAYRMANAPWRLPPIEAIKKAIDQLLKLIKIDFDFLYRTVCPCGHIHVLDSLFFDRNPLKYNQISAHKRLGNDGENITYRKQYRCPICRRTEKHFDASDAAHMETISKMNVPAKYLKIFGSPLIENSRINLSSEYTQYGNLFPHRSKIALSLLWDGISQLECEENVKLFLEDAFLSILPQAKYRDYRGKSQDLHVPPIKLREVNILYRFLRQTQKRYRGLSNYKFSSNNNVSPIHCSDYRDFMSELDSSSVDLVLTDPPWTDGNAYFEKAQLYHPWLNYSLLEDDIRLKKECVVTDAPSRREEHNMENWQKDIAEFFNEAGRILKDLKYLALFFRPIPARHWLENLNSLKLLARKAGFEPLLSIDVSSPDPSMRLQQSASYLISEDIVFLFVKLPDELKRYYYNDFDIDQLVFQVGEQIQEDVHGPFTYKNWRACLSDCFIKKGISEMNSPKMEGKISELFSRYHDEITPGLYLPKALTPFSGQLFDTPAIERMFTYVPTVISELTEGGNTFSYERFLLKLSEYVENGTKALIHEIQQIDMKGLIEVYAEPIEGGGKFRRRELPKLPNGLRNILEMDPYDFEAFVGQILDAQGFSSIALVGRAGDRGVDLVATDPEGHSTIVQCKRYIENNVSSIPVQRLHSYALTRGAQRQILITTSDFTLQAKQEAELTKTELINGKELETLIATYLPDYFN; via the coding sequence TTGAAGGTAATAGATATGTATTGGCTTCTGAAAAAAGACGAACAAGAAATCATTCGAGAAAATGTAGATAAACTCGTTCAGAGGCTATCTCAAATTAGTGGTAATGTACAAGTCGACCAGTTATTTCCATATGTTGGAAGAAAGGATCGACGAAAAGCTGTAGCAATAATTGATGAATTAACAGATGAAGAAGACACAATTGTTGATTCTTTTGTAGGTTCTGGTATTTTTATTTACGGTGCTTCAGAATTGGGGAGAAATTGTTTGGGAAATGAATGGGAACCCTACGCATACCGTATGGCAAATGCTCCTTGGAGGTTACCTCCAATCGAAGCTATAAAAAAAGCCATTGATCAATTACTCAAGCTGATTAAAATAGATTTTGATTTTTTGTATCGCACTGTTTGCCCTTGTGGCCATATACACGTTTTAGATAGCCTGTTTTTCGATAGAAATCCTCTAAAATATAACCAGATATCAGCACACAAACGCTTAGGAAATGATGGTGAGAATATAACATATAGGAAGCAATACAGATGCCCTATTTGTAGGCGGACTGAAAAACATTTTGATGCTTCAGATGCGGCTCACATGGAAACAATATCAAAAATGAATGTTCCAGCAAAATACTTGAAAATATTTGGCTCACCACTTATTGAAAATTCAAGAATTAATTTATCATCTGAATATACTCAATATGGAAATTTGTTTCCACATCGTTCCAAAATCGCGTTATCTTTGCTTTGGGATGGAATTTCTCAATTAGAATGTGAAGAGAATGTTAAATTGTTTTTGGAAGACGCATTTCTTTCAATACTTCCCCAAGCTAAATACAGAGATTATAGAGGCAAAAGTCAAGACTTACATGTGCCTCCTATAAAATTAAGGGAAGTAAATATCTTATATCGATTTTTGAGGCAAACTCAAAAACGCTACAGAGGACTTAGCAATTACAAATTTTCTTCAAATAATAATGTTTCACCTATTCATTGTTCAGATTACAGAGATTTTATGTCGGAATTGGATTCATCTAGTGTCGATTTGGTTTTAACGGATCCTCCATGGACAGATGGTAATGCATACTTTGAAAAAGCTCAGTTGTATCATCCTTGGCTCAATTATAGTTTATTAGAAGACGATATCAGACTCAAAAAAGAATGTGTTGTAACCGATGCTCCTTCTAGAAGAGAAGAACACAACATGGAAAATTGGCAAAAAGATATTGCTGAATTTTTCAATGAAGCAGGCAGAATTCTAAAAGATTTAAAATATTTAGCTTTATTCTTTAGACCTATTCCTGCTAGACACTGGCTTGAAAATTTAAATTCATTGAAATTACTTGCTAGAAAGGCTGGATTTGAACCCCTTTTAAGCATAGACGTTTCTAGTCCTGATCCTTCAATGCGATTACAACAAAGTGCTTCTTATTTAATTTCAGAAGACATTGTATTTCTGTTCGTAAAACTACCGGATGAGCTAAAACGCTATTATTACAATGATTTTGACATAGATCAACTCGTATTTCAGGTTGGTGAGCAAATACAAGAAGACGTCCACGGTCCGTTCACCTATAAAAATTGGAGAGCATGTCTCTCTGACTGTTTTATAAAAAAAGGAATTTCTGAGATGAATTCTCCAAAAATGGAAGGTAAAATAAGTGAATTATTTAGTAGATATCACGATGAAATTACTCCTGGTTTATATTTGCCAAAAGCTCTAACTCCCTTTTCTGGACAATTATTTGATACTCCAGCTATTGAAAGAATGTTTACATACGTTCCTACAGTAATTTCAGAACTAACTGAAGGTGGCAATACATTTTCTTATGAAAGATTTCTTTTAAAGCTATCTGAATATGTCGAAAATGGTACTAAAGCTCTCATCCATGAAATTCAACAAATTGATATGAAAGGACTAATTGAAGTTTATGCCGAGCCCATTGAAGGTGGAGGTAAATTTAGAAGAAGAGAGTTACCCAAATTACCAAACGGTTTGAGGAATATTTTAGAAATGGATCCTTATGATTTTGAAGCGTTTGTTGGTCAAATATTAGATGCACAGGGTTTTAGCTCAATAGCGCTAGTTGGTAGGGCTGGAGATCGGGGTGTAGATCTAGTGGCAACTGATCCTGAAGGCCACTCAACTATTGTGCAATGTAAACGATACATTGAAAACAATGTGTCTAGCATTCCAGTCCAAAGATTACATAGTTATGCTCTCACTAGAGGAGCGCAAAGACAAATATTGATAACAACCTCTGATTTTACATTACAAGCTAAACAAGAAGCAGAACTTACAAAAACTGAATTAATAAACGGAAAAGAACTAGAAACATTGATTGCTACCTATCTTCCTGATTACTTCAATTAA
- a CDS encoding TIGR00297 family protein — translation MKLIPDHITEAEPQAHGQLILSFAFMFLFLLFPFVSWEVLIALFFGLLIALRYLENRPHMLRGFEPMLKIRSPQYLVVSIFILLLVSFVLNFFSATYPLFVIGQTVSIATMGLGVATIVRCHMKSKYIHLTNNEYPSKKFQQDPNSLNLIPSSISMLVTGIIVASLAGAWIVYWQDSGISYNLVFFVAVIGSITAALFESIPSKIDENISIPLGAGMAMWLFVCFGYSIPAQQIIFALGFALLLGYLAYYAKIADISATLSATLIGVLIIAFSNIYWFVLLLTFFILGGAFTRYKYKLKESMGIAEGKGGVRTYENVFSNSTAALILAIAYGIYPQYGELIIFAYLGTVATAAGDTLASEIGTTSNQKPRMITTLRPVKTGVDGGVTLLGELSCIGGSAVIAVLAVAFGMVDNITAALVITIAGGFLGTNIDSLLGATLQSRGVLTNSGVNFVATFAGAVVSAGLYLLFF, via the coding sequence ATGAAACTGATACCGGACCACATCACAGAAGCTGAACCACAGGCACACGGGCAGTTGATACTATCCTTTGCCTTCATGTTCCTGTTCCTGCTGTTCCCCTTCGTAAGCTGGGAGGTCCTTATCGCACTGTTCTTCGGCCTGCTTATAGCACTCAGGTACCTTGAGAACAGGCCTCACATGTTGCGGGGTTTTGAGCCCATGCTGAAGATACGATCGCCACAGTATCTGGTGGTATCCATCTTCATCCTGCTTCTGGTAAGTTTCGTACTGAACTTCTTCTCTGCCACCTATCCGCTCTTCGTGATAGGGCAGACGGTCAGCATAGCCACCATGGGGCTGGGAGTTGCCACCATCGTCCGCTGTCACATGAAATCGAAGTATATTCACCTTACCAACAACGAGTATCCTTCCAAGAAGTTCCAGCAAGATCCCAACAGCCTGAACCTCATTCCATCAAGCATCTCAATGCTTGTCACAGGCATTATCGTCGCATCACTTGCTGGTGCCTGGATCGTCTACTGGCAGGACTCCGGCATATCCTACAACCTTGTGTTCTTCGTGGCCGTGATCGGTTCAATAACAGCTGCGCTTTTCGAATCCATACCATCGAAGATAGATGAGAACATCTCCATCCCGCTCGGCGCCGGAATGGCAATGTGGCTCTTCGTCTGCTTCGGATATTCCATACCTGCACAGCAGATCATATTCGCCCTTGGGTTCGCACTGCTTCTGGGCTACCTTGCCTACTATGCAAAGATCGCGGACATATCCGCAACCCTGAGTGCCACCCTCATCGGAGTCCTCATCATCGCTTTCAGCAACATCTACTGGTTCGTCCTGCTCCTGACCTTCTTCATCCTCGGAGGTGCATTCACCAGGTACAAGTACAAGCTCAAGGAATCCATGGGGATCGCAGAAGGAAAAGGCGGTGTCAGGACCTACGAGAACGTATTCAGTAACAGCACAGCCGCGCTCATTCTGGCAATAGCATACGGGATCTACCCTCAATACGGCGAGCTGATCATCTTCGCATATCTTGGTACCGTAGCAACCGCTGCAGGAGACACCCTTGCCAGCGAGATCGGAACGACATCCAACCAGAAGCCAAGGATGATAACAACCCTCAGGCCTGTAAAGACTGGTGTGGACGGCGGAGTTACCCTGCTGGGTGAGCTCTCCTGCATAGGCGGATCTGCAGTCATCGCAGTTCTTGCAGTGGCCTTCGGAATGGTGGACAACATCACTGCAGCCCTGGTCATAACCATCGCAGGAGGATTCCTGGGAACAAATATTGACAGCCTTCTGGGTGCCACCCTCCAGAGCAGGGGAGTACTGACCAACAGCGGTGTCAACTTCGTGGCCACCTTCGCAGGTGCTGTTGTATCCGCAGGACTTTACCTGCTGTTCTTCTGA
- a CDS encoding DNA methyltransferase has translation MDRIIKLKKELEKGVPEHDTPVGLIHPYWARKPMNIVSKIIECLAEPDDLILDPFMGSGTTIFSAISNKKSIIGTDINPLSVFLVKTLLDISKESEEILKSARDFVDEFESNVLPWYKLANDDTYIERERFQVNGNFENGNFSLNLAEIVTKKKVGNKWKGRKALTSFDRINYVDIPKRYMSHPINFESIELLANSRIAIPRGAKLSHFYSYRNMAAINFALNLINKSKAPLYAKDIYLLLLSSSLPLLRFSDKKASSQWPYWRPKKMLTSRNPVIVFEKRLQALDNVAKWWDDNNVDFKISNMKNITKSNRHNPTVCVECAAIQELKNIIPSDTKVDLIITDPPYSDQVPYLEYSALWIEILNLKLPVDAYMHEIVKTNAEKRIVDSASYLKRLSEALEICCNLVKINGLIVWFYQDHELKNWACINDVAKNNNVEVVEIIPIPKQRRSMKTVTTPGKTLDGDLICIFQKKATLDAKKEISFETIIDNLTNQINLINEQSFFDKYSRLIEYSLKENYISILSQRFKTVDDVLTFIIENSDNC, from the coding sequence TTGGACCGGATTATTAAGCTAAAAAAAGAGTTAGAAAAGGGTGTACCTGAGCATGATACTCCTGTAGGTCTGATTCACCCATATTGGGCAAGAAAACCTATGAATATTGTAAGTAAAATTATAGAATGTTTAGCGGAGCCAGACGACTTAATATTAGATCCTTTTATGGGCTCAGGTACGACTATTTTTTCTGCGATATCTAACAAAAAATCAATAATAGGGACTGATATAAATCCACTTTCAGTTTTTCTAGTAAAGACACTTTTAGATATATCAAAAGAATCTGAAGAGATATTAAAATCCGCAAGGGATTTTGTGGATGAGTTTGAAAGTAATGTTCTTCCATGGTATAAATTAGCAAATGACGATACGTACATAGAAAGAGAGAGATTTCAAGTTAATGGGAATTTTGAAAATGGGAATTTTTCATTGAATTTAGCCGAAATTGTTACGAAGAAGAAAGTTGGCAATAAATGGAAAGGCAGGAAAGCTCTTACATCATTTGATAGAATTAATTATGTCGACATTCCTAAACGATATATGTCCCATCCAATAAATTTTGAAAGCATAGAATTATTAGCAAATTCAAGAATTGCAATACCACGTGGAGCAAAACTCTCACATTTTTATTCTTATAGAAATATGGCCGCAATAAATTTTGCTCTAAATTTAATAAATAAATCTAAAGCACCCCTTTATGCAAAAGACATATATTTGCTTCTCTTATCATCCTCACTTCCATTATTGAGATTTTCAGACAAGAAAGCTTCATCACAGTGGCCGTACTGGCGCCCTAAAAAAATGCTTACTTCTAGAAATCCTGTAATAGTATTTGAGAAGAGATTACAAGCCTTAGATAATGTTGCAAAATGGTGGGATGATAATAATGTTGATTTCAAAATCTCAAATATGAAAAACATTACAAAATCTAACCGACACAATCCTACAGTATGTGTAGAGTGCGCGGCTATACAAGAATTAAAAAATATTATCCCTAGCGACACAAAAGTTGATCTTATTATAACTGATCCCCCATATTCTGACCAAGTACCTTATCTTGAATATTCGGCGCTATGGATAGAAATATTAAATCTTAAACTGCCTGTTGATGCTTATATGCATGAAATTGTTAAAACTAATGCAGAAAAACGTATTGTTGATTCAGCCAGCTACTTGAAAAGATTATCAGAGGCCTTAGAGATTTGCTGTAATCTTGTAAAAATAAATGGCTTAATAGTGTGGTTTTATCAAGACCATGAATTGAAAAATTGGGCTTGTATCAATGATGTTGCAAAAAATAATAATGTTGAAGTTGTTGAAATAATTCCAATACCAAAACAACGAAGATCAATGAAAACAGTTACCACTCCTGGCAAAACATTGGATGGAGATTTGATTTGCATATTCCAGAAAAAAGCAACACTGGATGCTAAAAAAGAAATTAGTTTTGAAACAATTATTGATAATCTTACAAATCAAATAAATTTAATAAATGAACAGTCTTTTTTCGATAAATATTCGCGTTTAATCGAATATTCTCTTAAGGAGAATTATATATCTATATTATCACAAAGATTTAAAACTGTTGATGACGTCTTGACCTTTATAATTGAGAATTCCGATAATTGTTGA
- a CDS encoding AAA family ATPase — protein sequence MQESIDIIQGHAKRLKKLEESESYLFEQLNDLDSEIVDQLINHYTRDRFQPVNLLRLEILNNIKYKNTVTTELIEFIKEKIIAKDTDYFSKYDESILNGLIRYPEKKKSPFVNWAKYFSILFPFFYRSADEEESDNALENIAEELMNTLKLEFYKKHIVGFEGAQNYGASSSWIALFPKKRVSHRKSYQLFLRIHDQIMEAGIAPGSDINDKASNTVDEFNTIEEVIEQLESSKEEAANKNNLLIDYWKFAPGENASRWDEFYKEGIIAIGWDGLGDLNKYTTEELAETLNVENSSISNQIWNIESFRDASIGDIIVANKGRKKCLGIGVIEGEYVFDDERTEYKHIRKVKWLINRQIDFEKTIFRADTFSPTLKWERIKEKYIDADASYRKIFDELEAGKETLPPTKVLPSDYGTQNYWWLNANPKIWKIDSYELGDIQSYTSHNSKGNKRRVYKYFEEVAPGDLVIGYESTPVKQIKGIFEIVEGLHNDENEDEIISFEIKELVTDTITWDDLKETKGLEDCEVIKNNQGSLFSLTAEEFDIIRDLIDERNINNELEKEIIDIKEYSFSTDPEKPFIEDSELKTILDALEIKKNVVLQGPPGVGKTFVAKKIAYEIMKSTDDTKIEMVQFHQSYSYEDFIQGIRPSGNTFKVKNGIFYNFCKKAENDPDNKYFFIIDEINRGNLSKIFGELMMLIETDKRGKYKVHLTYSEKDDAAFFVPENLYLIGTMNTADRSLAIVDYALRRRFRFIPLGPKFNQKFIDLLISQSFSKGFVDNMISKINSLNGKIKSDKNLGEGFQIGHSFFCNNKKDKSENEWFEDIVNYEIQPLLEEYWFDDIEKSQAAINRLLD from the coding sequence ATGCAAGAATCGATTGATATTATTCAGGGACATGCTAAAAGGTTAAAAAAGCTAGAAGAAAGTGAAAGTTATCTTTTCGAACAATTAAATGACCTTGACTCTGAAATTGTAGATCAACTTATTAATCACTATACGCGTGACAGATTCCAGCCAGTAAATCTTTTGCGTCTTGAAATATTGAACAATATAAAATATAAGAATACAGTAACAACTGAATTAATCGAATTTATTAAAGAGAAAATAATTGCAAAAGATACAGATTACTTTTCGAAATATGATGAATCAATATTAAACGGATTGATTCGTTATCCTGAAAAAAAGAAAAGCCCTTTCGTGAACTGGGCGAAATATTTCAGTATTCTTTTCCCATTCTTTTATCGATCAGCAGATGAAGAAGAATCCGATAATGCTCTTGAAAACATCGCAGAAGAGCTAATGAATACGCTGAAATTAGAATTCTACAAAAAGCACATTGTTGGATTCGAAGGGGCACAAAATTACGGTGCTTCCTCTTCCTGGATTGCTTTGTTTCCTAAAAAAAGGGTGTCTCATCGCAAATCCTACCAATTATTTTTACGTATCCATGACCAAATTATGGAAGCTGGAATCGCTCCTGGCTCGGATATAAATGATAAAGCTTCCAATACAGTTGATGAGTTTAATACTATCGAAGAGGTTATTGAACAACTGGAATCCTCAAAAGAAGAGGCTGCAAATAAAAACAATTTACTTATTGATTATTGGAAATTTGCGCCTGGTGAAAATGCTAGCCGTTGGGATGAGTTTTATAAAGAAGGCATAATTGCAATAGGCTGGGATGGGCTAGGAGATCTCAATAAATATACAACTGAGGAACTTGCTGAAACTTTGAATGTTGAGAATTCTTCCATTTCCAATCAGATCTGGAATATTGAAAGTTTTCGTGATGCAAGTATTGGTGATATAATTGTTGCTAACAAAGGCAGAAAAAAATGTTTGGGAATTGGAGTAATAGAAGGAGAATATGTTTTTGATGATGAAAGAACTGAATATAAACATATTAGGAAAGTAAAATGGCTCATAAATCGACAAATCGATTTTGAGAAAACTATTTTTAGAGCAGATACATTTTCGCCAACTCTTAAATGGGAAAGAATTAAAGAAAAATATATCGATGCCGATGCTTCTTATAGAAAAATATTTGATGAATTAGAAGCTGGAAAAGAGACTCTCCCTCCCACAAAAGTATTGCCAAGTGATTATGGGACTCAAAATTATTGGTGGTTAAATGCAAATCCAAAAATCTGGAAAATTGACAGCTATGAGTTAGGGGATATCCAGTCCTATACATCCCATAATAGCAAAGGCAACAAAAGAAGGGTGTACAAATATTTCGAAGAGGTGGCACCGGGAGATCTTGTAATTGGTTATGAAAGTACGCCTGTTAAGCAAATCAAAGGAATATTTGAAATTGTGGAGGGGCTACATAACGATGAGAACGAAGACGAAATAATCAGTTTTGAAATAAAGGAATTAGTCACAGATACCATTACCTGGGATGATCTAAAGGAAACAAAAGGGCTAGAAGACTGTGAAGTTATTAAAAATAATCAAGGAAGCTTATTCAGCTTGACAGCTGAAGAATTTGATATTATTAGGGATCTTATAGATGAAAGGAATATCAATAACGAATTAGAAAAAGAAATAATCGATATCAAAGAATATTCATTTTCTACAGATCCTGAGAAACCTTTTATTGAAGATTCTGAACTTAAGACTATATTAGATGCACTTGAAATTAAGAAGAACGTTGTATTGCAGGGTCCTCCAGGTGTAGGCAAAACCTTTGTCGCCAAAAAAATTGCTTATGAAATTATGAAGAGTACCGATGATACAAAAATTGAAATGGTTCAGTTCCACCAATCGTATTCATATGAAGACTTTATTCAGGGTATTCGGCCATCAGGAAATACCTTTAAAGTAAAGAACGGTATTTTTTACAATTTTTGCAAAAAAGCAGAGAATGATCCTGATAACAAGTATTTCTTCATCATTGATGAAATCAACAGAGGAAATCTTAGCAAGATTTTCGGAGAATTGATGATGTTGATAGAAACCGACAAGCGGGGTAAGTATAAGGTGCATTTAACTTATTCTGAAAAAGACGATGCAGCGTTTTTTGTTCCTGAAAATCTTTATTTGATCGGTACGATGAACACTGCTGATCGTTCGCTCGCTATCGTTGATTATGCTTTGAGAAGAAGGTTCAGGTTTATTCCATTAGGACCAAAGTTTAATCAGAAATTTATTGATTTGCTTATCTCACAAAGTTTTTCAAAAGGTTTTGTAGACAATATGATTTCAAAGATCAACTCTTTGAATGGAAAAATAAAGTCCGATAAGAATCTTGGAGAAGGTTTCCAGATAGGCCACAGCTTTTTCTGCAACAATAAGAAAGACAAATCTGAAAATGAATGGTTTGAAGATATCGTAAATTACGAAATTCAGCCTCTTTTAGAAGAATACTGGTTTGATGATATAGAAAAGTCTCAAGCTGCGATAAATCGTTTATTAGACTGA
- a CDS encoding DNA adenine methylase, whose amino-acid sequence MNMNSPLPMQYLGSKTRISNWVVSNIKDSFPSSTTLIDLFGGSGSISFSALKYDYTLYINDVQPYSYIILKSIFSESRDGLKELANDILKLKDEKYLLRNSRSDARNLLEKETILFNKHQDKSLDWVEYKEFCETTPLLSGNKEEIMKLRKDNDWNLFFKYYANTYFGIKQCLVLDKLREYAEGLSPNLRCHLIASTISVMTFAVSSTTHLAQFLKPTSKKRVDNLINKRDIDIIDKVSDRLKQLSKSPLPKYTSTILNLDFKDALCNIDLNKNSIVYVDPPYFKEHYSRYYHVLDTFYLYDYPHLTINPRINKVTIGRYREDRFVSEFGLKSKVKKAFENLFDLCYECKANIVLSYADTSLLKKEIILEIAENSGYRGHVKQKKLMHTGQGQPRNKKVIEYLYFFEPNGD is encoded by the coding sequence ATGAACATGAATTCTCCCCTACCTATGCAGTATTTAGGTTCAAAAACTAGAATATCTAACTGGGTAGTAAGCAATATAAAAGATAGTTTTCCATCATCTACAACATTAATTGATTTATTTGGCGGTTCTGGAAGTATATCATTTTCAGCTTTAAAATATGATTATACATTATATATTAATGATGTACAGCCATATTCATATATAATTTTAAAATCAATATTTTCAGAAAGCAGAGATGGTTTAAAAGAATTAGCAAATGATATTTTGAAACTGAAAGATGAAAAATATCTATTAAGAAACTCTCGAAGTGATGCGAGAAACTTATTGGAAAAAGAAACGATTTTATTCAATAAGCATCAAGATAAATCATTAGATTGGGTAGAGTATAAAGAATTCTGTGAAACAACCCCACTATTGTCTGGCAATAAAGAAGAAATAATGAAATTAAGAAAAGACAACGATTGGAACCTTTTTTTTAAATATTATGCCAACACATATTTTGGAATAAAACAATGTTTAGTCTTGGACAAACTAAGAGAGTATGCAGAAGGGCTAAGTCCTAATTTAAGATGTCATCTTATAGCATCAACTATTTCGGTGATGACTTTTGCAGTGTCAAGTACTACTCATTTAGCTCAGTTTCTAAAACCAACGTCAAAAAAGCGGGTAGACAATCTTATCAATAAAAGAGATATTGATATTATAGACAAAGTATCAGATAGGCTTAAACAACTATCTAAGTCACCGCTTCCAAAATATACTTCAACTATCCTGAATCTTGATTTTAAAGATGCACTTTGCAATATAGATCTAAATAAGAACTCAATTGTTTATGTAGATCCTCCATATTTCAAAGAACACTATTCAAGATATTACCATGTCCTTGATACTTTCTACTTATATGATTATCCCCATCTAACCATCAATCCAAGGATTAATAAAGTTACAATAGGTAGATATCGTGAAGACCGTTTTGTAAGTGAATTTGGATTAAAAAGTAAGGTTAAAAAAGCTTTTGAAAATTTATTTGACTTATGCTATGAATGTAAAGCTAACATTGTATTAAGTTATGCAGATACATCTTTACTAAAAAAGGAAATAATTCTTGAAATTGCAGAAAATTCTGGGTACAGGGGCCATGTTAAACAAAAAAAGTTAATGCATACTGGGCAAGGACAGCCTAGAAACAAAAAAGTAATAGAATACCTCTATTTTTTTGAACCAAATGGGGATTGA